The window AATCTACGATGCTATAAAACCTGCAGTACTTCTAAAGCGATTTCGTATTTATTAAACGGTGGCATGAGATAAGCGCCAGCGACCATAGATTTCGCTTCAAGTAACGCTTCTTGCGCAATTTTGATACCTTCATTCGGTGCATTATCTCCTGCGAGTCGAATCCGTTCTCTAATCTTATCAGGAATACTCATTCCTGGCACCTCATTATGCAGGAATTCTGCATGTTTATAACTCCGAAGTGGAAGAATACCGACTAGAATCGGTATCTTAAGATGGTCAATTCGTTTCAGGAAATTTTCAAACATTTTGATTTCATATACCGGTTGCGTTAACGCAAATTCTGCTCCGGCGTTAACTTTCTTTTCAAATCGTTCAATTTCTTTTTCCAAATCCGGCGCACCAGGATTAGCGCCAACTCCAATCAGAAACTTGGTCGCAGGGATAATGTTATTTCCTGCTAAATCCTGCCCTTGGTTCAAGAGTCGAATGATTTGAACTAGTCCGATTGAATCAACATCATACACTGCAGTTGCGTTCGGATAATCGCCGAGTTTAGGCGGGTCACCAGTTACCGCTAGGATGTTATGGAGACCAAGCGCAAAAGCGCCGATTAAATCAGATTGTAAACCAAGCAGATTCCTATCGCGAGTTGTAACATGCACAATCGTTTCAATCCCGACTTGCTCTTGGATTAAGCGACATAGTGATATTGGATTCATTCGTGCCATCGCACGTGGACTATCCGCAACATTAATCGCATCTATTCCAGCTTGATATAGCGCGTTCGCTCCGTCAATAACCTTTTTCGGGTCGGTTCCTCGGGGTGGGTCAAGTTCAACACTGATAACAAATTTCTTCCCGAGTTTCTTACCGAACGCTGATTTTTCCTCCGGTTTTGCTGGGATAACCACTGGTTTTGCCGCTTCCGCAATCGGCGTTGCGGTTATCGGAATCGGTTTTGCTTTCGGCGGATGGAGCATTTTCACCATCGCTTTAACAGCGCGGATATGGTCTGGGGTGGTTCCACAACATCCGCCAACTATGCTAACGCCAAGCGTAACATATCGTCGTGCGTATTCCGCTAAATATTCCGGCGACGCTAGATAGAGAAACCGTCCATCAATCATTTGCGGTTGACCCGCATTCGGTTGTGCGGATAGTTTCCCTCGTCGGACTTTCGCCATTCGTTCGATGACGTCGAGAACCGGTTGCGGGCCAGCACTGCAATTTACCCCTACTACCGCTACTGCGAGCGATTCAAGTTCCGTAACTACTTCTTCCGGCGAAAAACCTGCGGCAGTAACTCCTTCTTCAGTAAATGCCATTTGCGCGATTATCGGCAGTGAACAAACTTCTTTTGCCGATAGCACTGCAAGTTTTATTTCGAATAAATCAGCAAATGTTTCAAGAATAATAATATCCGCACCAGATTGCGCTAACGCCGTAATCTGCTCTTGAAACGCAGATTTTGCTTCCTGAATCGAGATGGGACCCCGTGGTTCAACAAATTTCCCTAACGGACCGACTGATCCAGCAACAAACGCTGTATCACCCGCAATCTCTTTGGCTAATTTTACGCCTGCCTGATTGATTTCAGCGACTTTATGTTCTAAACCGAACGCAGCAAGTTTGTAACGATTTGCGCCGAATGTATTAGTTTCAAGTATCTCGGCGCCGGCATCAAGATAGTCACGATGGATACGTTGGACTAACTCTGGCGCTGATAAATTCAGTTCATCGAAGTTCCGATTAATATAAATCCCTTTAGCATAGAGCATTGTTCCCATCGCTCCATCGCAAACCAGAACTCCTTCTTCTAACGCATCTAAAAACGATTTTTGCACGGTATTATTCCTTTTGTTGTTATTAATATTTGAGTGTACTTATGCGCAAAAAAAAAAGTGTTACCTATCCAGAATAATTTCGACTATGCTTGACTTCGAGGTTAATAGCCCTTAAGGTTTGAACGATGATTAAGGCGAAAACCTTATCTCCCCAAGACTAAAGTAGGGGCAAAGGATTCGAAAGAGCTTTGATACTAATCATTTTGCCGATAGCATCTTTATCCGCCATCGTAACTATGTTTTTCTTCTTTAGCAAACCAAAGTGCCGGATCTTTTAAATACTCATAGGTATTTTCTAATAATTCCCAATGCCGATTCTCTTCTTCTTTCAGGAAAGCGTAGAATTTTTTCCCGATTGGGTCAAGGGTATCCTGTTCAGCCTTTGCATAAAATGTATACCCTTCACGTTCAATTTCCATCGCAGTTTGTAACGCTTGCAAATCGTCTGAATTCAAATCAAGTTTTCTGGTTAGTTCTGCTTTTTTAATCTGGAAAATTGTCTGTTTCGTTTTATCATATTTCTTAGGCAGAAGCTTTTTAACTTCCTTCCAGTTTTTCGCTTCGGTAAAAGTAACATACGCTTTTTTTACCATATCAATATGTCCAAGTTCTTCTTTGATCAGCGATTTGAAGGTTGCTTTTCCTAACGGATTCGTTGCTTTTTTCGCTGTTTCTTGATAGAACGCGGCACTATCCAATTCGAGTTTCAACGCAAAATGTAATGCATCAAGCACTTCTTTAGTCGGTTGTATCATACCTAATTATCTCCTTCGTTTAAGATTTATGTTCCAGCTTATATTTTGATAGCAGCTGGATATGTTTTTCATTCATCGTTTCCAAGGTTTGTAAAATATTCCGTAATTCCGGGATTTCAATTTTGAGTGAATGACGTAACAAATGTTCGTTATATCCAACTTCCAGCGTTAATGCGAGTTCAATTGCTTGCTGATGCGTGTAAGGTGCATCATTCAATCGTGACCGAGTTGTGCGGATTTCCTGTAACGTCTTGTTGAGTTTATCACGGTTAATAAACTGGACAAACTTCAATTCAGCAATTGCCGAAATAATCTGATTCTGGCTTTCGAGAAATGAAGCATGGTCGATTTCTTCCATAGCGATATTCTGCCAGAATGAATGCTGGTCTGGGTCTAGTTGGAAGAGCATAGCAAAATCAAAATATAATCGCGCCATTTCTCGTTCAATTTGAATTAATAAATCCAAAATTTCTAACGATTCGTTATCCATAAGAATAAGAAAACCCGTTTTGTTAATTCAGTATACCTAAGAATAGCTGGAAAGTGCAACTTATTTTGAGAGAGAAAGCGAATTACAGAGTGATTGAAAAAATTGGAACATAATCTGTTTAACAAAGATATATCCAAGCAGCATTGATAACATAACGAGAAGATACAATGTACCTAATGCGCGGATAATCTCGGTAATGGATGAACCAAGGATACTATACGCGAGCAGGGTTAATGCACCGCAAAGAATGATTGGAAATAGAATCAGAAACCGTTGAATATTTTTGATATTAAATTGAATGGAAATATTTAGTACTCTTCGCTCGGGAGTTTCCGATGCCGGACTGATTGTAATATATCCGTCAGAAACCCAGGCGATAGGATGGGTTGCTTTGAGGAAACTACCGGTATATTTGAATCGGAGCGAAGTTTCAGTTTGTTCGATAATTTTTACATTCAAACCGCTCAGGTAATCAGCAAAATATTGGATAACCTGTTCTTGAGCAGTTAGAATCTTATAGGTTCGCTTGTAATGGTACTTCATTTAGAAAAGTATGGGAGTATGGGAGTATCGGTGTTTTTAGACGCTGTCTTGACGCGTAATCGTATCTTTCACTGCCCGAGCAACAATCAACTCTTCATTTGTCGGGATAACCCAGAGTTGAACAATTGAATCTTCTGTGTGGATTGGTTTCTCTCCTACAACACTCCGATTCTTCGATATATCCAGTTTGATACCTAAAAACGATAATTTATGAC is drawn from bacterium and contains these coding sequences:
- a CDS encoding bifunctional homocysteine S-methyltransferase/methylenetetrahydrofolate reductase, producing MQKSFLDALEEGVLVCDGAMGTMLYAKGIYINRNFDELNLSAPELVQRIHRDYLDAGAEILETNTFGANRYKLAAFGLEHKVAEINQAGVKLAKEIAGDTAFVAGSVGPLGKFVEPRGPISIQEAKSAFQEQITALAQSGADIIILETFADLFEIKLAVLSAKEVCSLPIIAQMAFTEEGVTAAGFSPEEVVTELESLAVAVVGVNCSAGPQPVLDVIERMAKVRRGKLSAQPNAGQPQMIDGRFLYLASPEYLAEYARRYVTLGVSIVGGCCGTTPDHIRAVKAMVKMLHPPKAKPIPITATPIAEAAKPVVIPAKPEEKSAFGKKLGKKFVISVELDPPRGTDPKKVIDGANALYQAGIDAINVADSPRAMARMNPISLCRLIQEQVGIETIVHVTTRDRNLLGLQSDLIGAFALGLHNILAVTGDPPKLGDYPNATAVYDVDSIGLVQIIRLLNQGQDLAGNNIIPATKFLIGVGANPGAPDLEKEIERFEKKVNAGAEFALTQPVYEIKMFENFLKRIDHLKIPILVGILPLRSYKHAEFLHNEVPGMSIPDKIRERIRLAGDNAPNEGIKIAQEALLEAKSMVAGAYLMPPFNKYEIALEVLQVL
- a CDS encoding ferritin family protein, coding for MIQPTKEVLDALHFALKLELDSAAFYQETAKKATNPLGKATFKSLIKEELGHIDMVKKAYVTFTEAKNWKEVKKLLPKKYDKTKQTIFQIKKAELTRKLDLNSDDLQALQTAMEIEREGYTFYAKAEQDTLDPIGKKFYAFLKEEENRHWELLENTYEYLKDPALWFAKEEKHSYDGG